From the Deinococcus sonorensis KR-87 genome, the window ACCGTAGGCCAGTCCGTACATCAGGCCCCGCACGCGGTCTAGGTCGTCGGTCATGGCTTATCCCTTCAACACGAAGTGTTCGATGATGGCGTGATGGTCCTCGAAGAAGGCTTCCGGTTGCGCCAGCGCCTCGCTGAGCGGCATCCAGAAGGCGTCGGCGGCGTCGGTGCCGGCATTCAGGGTCGGCAGCTGGCCCAACCCCAGCTCGAAGTGGAAGGCGTGCGTCACGGTGCGGCCGCGCAGCGAACGGTCCGGGTAATCAAAGACCGCCTGGGCGCGCAGCCGGCCTTCCAGCGTGGCGGGGCTGAGGCCGGTTTCCTCGTGCACCTCGCGCAGGCAGCTGGTCAGCAGCGTCTCGCTGGGCTCCAGAAAGCCGCCGGGCATCGCCAGCCGCCCCTGACCCGGCTGACCGGCCCGCCGCACCAGCAGCACGTGGCCGCTGCGGGTGATCACCGCATCGGTGGTGACGAAGATGGGGGCGTAGGGGGCGCTGGCCCAGGCGGCCCGGTACTGCTTGAGGTAGCGGTACTCGGCCTGGAGCGCGGCGAATTCCGGCGTCTGGCGGAACGCGCTCAGGAAGCGGTCCACGCTGGGCGGCAGCATCTCCCGCGTCGCTTCCAGCTCATCTTCAAAGTAGGCGCGGCGCACCCCGGTGGCCGAGAGCGGGCTGACCACGTGGGTGGGCAGAAATTCCCAGGCGGGAAACGAGCGCAGGTAGTAGCTGCTCTCGTCCTTATAGTGGCCGATCAGTGCCACGTCGCTGCTGCCGCGCACGTGGGCGGCCACGCCGCTCTGCACCTCGGAGAGCCACAGAGACTCGTTGTAGTAGTAGTCGCGCACCTGGGCGAACAGCACCCGGCTGCGCGCCACGCCCGCCTCGTGCAGCATGTCCGAGATCAGCTCCTGGCGTTCCTCCGCCGTGAAGGGGTTCTTGGTGCTGCGGGCGGAGCGGGCACTGCCCAGCACCACGATCAGCTTCTGCACGTCCTGCAGCGCTTCCTGCATCACGGCAAGGTGAGCGAGATGCGGCGGCTCGAAGCGGCCGATGTAGACACCGAAGGTGCGCTTGCGGCGCGGGCGGGTCGGGAGAGAGGGAATCATATGTCTCATAATTGCTATAAAGCTTTATGAGTATGATGAGTCCCCTGCGGCAGACTGTCCACATAGCCTGCGCTCTGCTGCAGTAAGATTCAGCATGACCCCTCAGTCGCGGAGCCGGGCATGATTCCCTGGCTGCTGTTCGTGGTGTTGCCGATCGTTCTGATCGTGCTGTCGTTCCGCATCCGACCGGCCGGAGCCACCGCCGATCCCTTGGGCGCCGGGCTGGCGGCCCGTGGACTGTTCGGCGGCCATGACCTGCACCCGGACGAACGGACCGTGCCGGAAGACGACGCGCCCCGCCCCTTCCGGCTGGAATGATCAGCCGTTTCCGCTGGCTTGAGGCGCTGGCCGTCGTTCTGCTGCTCGTGACCCTTCTGCTGCTGTGGCGTCAGCTGCCGCAGCTGCCCGCCACCATTCAGGTGCAGTGGCGGCTGGGCGCCGCGCCCGTCCCGGGCACTCCGGGCGAACTCTGGAGCTTCTGGTGGCTACAACTCCTGGTGTACGTGCTGCTCGGAGGGCTGGCCTGGACGGCCCGGGACCCCCGGCGGCCGTCGCTGCTGCTGGCGCTCCGGGTGCTGGTGCTGGGCCTGCTGTTCGCCCTGACGTGGCACGCGGTCCTGATCGCGCCGCTGCACACGGCCCCGGTCACGGTTCCGCTGGCGCTGGGCCTGCTGCTACTGGCGGGGATTCCGGTCCTGCTGGGCGTCGGGCTGTCCCACTCCCAGGCCCGCCCAACAGAAGGGGCCGCCCACAGGCGGCCCTGACGGTTTCCGCAGCCTTACTGGCCGGCGTAGTCCAGGTCGTAGTTGGTGAGTGCCAGGCTGGAGCTCTCGCGGGTGGCCGTGTTGTAGATGTTCCAGCCGGCCTTGATGCCGGGGTAGAACTGACCGCTGCGCTGGGCGTTGACCAGCAGCTTGCCGTTGTCGCGGCTGACCACCCGGTCGCCGGTCGAGAAGCGGCCGTCCCGGTTCACGTCGGTGTAGACCACCACGCGGTAGGTACCGGTCCCGAGCGTCTTGGGCAGGTCCAGCGTGAAGCCGCCGGTCAGGTACTTGTCCACGATCTGAGATTCGGAGCCGTCGGCGGTGTACCGCCCGTTACTGTAGCCCACGATGGCCAGACGCAGGTCCTGGCCGCTGGGGAAGCCGCGCAGCTGACCGCTGACATCCTTGGAGAGCGGGTTGCCGACCAGGGTGCAGGCCGACAGGGCAACTGACAGGGCAGACAGGGCAAGAATCTTGTTCATGGTGTAGCCTCCCGTGCTGTGTGCGGCACGCGGAATGGTGCGCGCGAATGCAATCTGACGTGCTCAGGCTACGCCCGGTGGCCGCCAGCGGCCAGCCCGACTCCGTTGTCATGCGGCTCACTCGCCCTTCACAAGGGGCCCCGGGATGCCGGGAAAGCTGACCGGACGTTCACGCAGCGGCCCGCCGCCGCATAATGGCCGGGTGCAACACGTTCCCTTCTCGGCGCTGGCCACCGTCTATGACGCGATCATGGCCGACATCGAATACGACGACTGGGCCGACTTTGTCCTGAATTACGCCCGTGACCAGCAGGTGCCGGTGACGCGGGTGCTGGACCTGGCCTGCGGCACCGGAGCCATGACCGCCGAGTTCGACCGGCGCGGCCTGAACGTCACTGGCCTGGACGGCAGCGCCGAGATGCTGGCGGTGGCGCGCGCCCGGCTGCCACAGCTGGGCTTTGTGCAGGCGGACCTGCGCGACTTCGAGCTGGGGATGCGCTTCGATCTGATCACCTGCGTCTTCGACAGCCTCAACAACCTGACCGAGCCGGCCGATCTGGGCCGGGCCCTGGCGCGCATGCGGGCCCACCTGAAGCCGGGCGGCCTGCTGGCCTTTGACGTGAACACCCGCCTCGGGGTGCGCGAGTTGTGGGACGGCGAGGCCATCGAGGGCGTGGCCCCGCTGGCGGAGGGCCGCGAGGTGCACTACCACTGGTCGCACCACTACGACGCGGCCAGCGAGCTCGGCACCGTGCAGGCCTTCTGCCGGGTGGTGGACGACAGTGGCGAGGCGCAGGAGTTCGTGGAACTGCACACCGAGCGTGGCTATGACCCGTCAGATCTGGCCCCGCTGCTGGAGGCGGCCGGCTTCGCCTCCTGGGAGGCGCTGGAGTACCCGGACTACGCCGAGCCGTGGCCCGAAACCCCGCGCATCTGGGTGTTTGCCCGGGCCGAGCCCTCATGACCGTGTGCGTGCTGGGCGCTGGCGGCTGGGGCACCGCCCTGGCCGCGATGCTGGGCCAGCACGGCCAGCCGAGCGTGCTGTGGGCGCGGCGGCCAGAGGTGGCCACCCGACTCCAGCAGGAGCGCGAGAACCGCGACTACCTGCCGGGCGTGCCGCTGCCCGCAGCGGTGGGCGTGACGGCCGACCTGACCGCCGCCACCGCCGGCCAGGACTGGGCGCTGCTGATGGTGCCGAGCGTGGGCATTCCGGAGCTGCTCACGGCGCTGCCGCGCACGCTGGGGGTGGTGCTGTGCGCCAAGGGGCTGGCCCCGGACGGCGACCGGCTCACCACCCTGGCGGCCCGGCTGGGCTTCGGGCGGGTCGCGGTGCTCAGCGGCCCCAACCACGCCGAGGAGATTGGGCGGGGGCTGCCGGCGGCGACGGTGGTGGCGAGCGCCGACGCCGGTTTTGCGGCCGGAGTGCAGGCGGCCCTGATGACCCCCAGTTTCCGGGTCTACACCTCCGGCGACGTGGCGGGCGTGGAACTGGGCGGGGTGCTCAAGAACGTGATCGCGCTGGCCGCGGGCCTGATCGACGGCCTCGCGCTGGGCGACAACGCCAAGGCAGCCATCATCACGCGCGGGCTGCTGGAGATGGGACGCTACCTCAGTTCGCAGGGGGCGGACGCCGCCACCGTGTACGGCCTGTCCGGTCTGGGCGACCTGGTGGCCACCGCCGGCAGCCTGCACTCGCGCAACCGGGCGGCGGGCGAGGCCATCGCACGCGGCCAGAGCCCGGCCCAGGGCGGCAAGGTGGTGGAGGGCATCCGCACGGCGGGGCTGCTGGAGCACTGGGCCACCGAACACGGCCAGGACCTGCCGATCGTGCGGGCGGTGGCGCAGGTGGTGTCGGGGGAGCTGACGCCGCAGCAGGGGGTGGCCGACCTGATGGGGCGGCGCGGCCGGGCGGAATAGACTGGCGGTATGCGCCCCCAGACGTTGCTGAGCATGCTGCTGGCCCTGGCCTTCTCACCGGTGCTGGCCCAGACGACTCCGGTCCCGTGCAGCGTGGCCGAGCACCTCGACCTGGACAGCTACACGCTGATGGCCGGCTACCGCAGCAGCGAGCTCGACAACGACGAGGCCGCCGCCACCTACGCGGGCTGCCTCGCGGCCGGGCTGACCCGTGACCTGAAGGCCCAGCCGAAACTGAGCGCGCGGATCGCTCAGCTGCGCACCCAGTACCGTCAGCTGCGCAGCCTGGAGGGCCAGCTGGCCTACATGATGATGGGCGGCGGCACCATGTACACCCACGCCGTCCCGCGCAGCGAGCCGGAAACCGAGGCGCGCCTGCGGGCGCTCGCCACGCTCGCCAGCAGCCCGCTGGGCGGGCAGACCGGGGCGCGCTACAGTCAGGAACTGCGGCTGGCGCGCGAGGTCTTTGCCGAGCGGGTGGCGAAGCTGCGCGCCTGGAAACCGGACGGCAGCTCTTCCTTTGACCGGGCGACCTTCACGCGGCTGATCCAGCAGTACCAGCAGGCCGGCAGCACCCTGATGGCCACGCTGGGCCAGCGTGGCGACGCCGCCACCGCCGTCGGGTATCAGCCGCTGGAGTGGTCGCTGTTCGTGGACGAGTTTCTGACGGAAAGCCAGCCGAAGTGAACGGGGGCCGCTTCAGGCCGGGTCGCCGCTGAGCTGAGCCAGCGCTGCCCGCGCCTCGGCCACCTCGTTCCACGGCACGGTCCGGTCGCCGCGCTCCAGGGTGTCCTCGGGCCCTTTGCCGGCCAGCAGCACTGTGTCGCCGGGCCGGGCCAGCTGCACCGCCCGCTGGATCGCCTGCTGCCGGTCGCCGATCAGCTCATAGTTGCTGCGCCCCGCCGCCCCACCCGCCATCTCGTCCAGAATCTGCTGCAGCGGGGTATCGCGGTGGTCCTCCTCGGTGAAGATGGCGTGGTCGGCCAGCCGGGTGGCGACCTCACCCAGCGGGGCGCGTTTGGACGGGTCGCGGGGGCCGCCCGCCGAGCCGATCACCACGATCAGGCGGCCCGGCGTGGTGGCCCGCAGGGTGCTGAGCGCCTTCTCCAGGCTGGGCGGCGTATGTGCGAAGTCCACCACCACCCGCCGCCCCTGGCCCCCCGGCACCAGCTCCATCCGACCCGGCACGCCCCCGAAGCTGGCCAGTCCGGCCAGAAGCTGTGACGGGGTGGCGCCCAGCCGCGCGGCGGCGGCCATGGCCGCCAGCGCGTTGTGCACGTTGAAGCGCCCGATCATCGGCAGGATGGCCTGCAGCTCACCCAGCGGCGAGTCCACCCGGAAGTGCAGCCCGTCGTGACGCTCCTGGAGGTGGCTGGCCCGCCAGTCGGCCCCCTCTGCCTCGCCGTAGGTGACGTGCGGCCCCAGGTGCATCAGCTGCGCGGTCCAGGGGTCATCCAGGTTCAGCACCGCGAAGGGCGCGCGCTCGACCAGCTTGCGCTTCTCCGCAAAGTACTGCTCCAGCGTGCCGTGAAAGTCCAGGTGCTCGCTGGTCAGCTGGGTCCAGACCGCCACGTCCCACGCCACGGCCCGCACCCGCTCCAGCGCCAGCGCGTGACTGCTGGCCTCCAGCACCGCCGCCTGCGCGCCCAGCGTCCACCAGCGCCCGCAGGGTGGCCTGCACCTGCGGCGCTTCGGGCGTGGTGAAGTGGGCCGGAAAGTGGCGGGTCTGCCCGTCCGGCAGCTGATAGCCCACCGTGCTGAGCAGCCCGCAGGCCAGCCCCGCCGAGCGCAGCAGGTGCACCGTCAGCCAGCAGGTGGTGGTCTTGCCGTCGGTGCCGGTCACGCCCACCACCTGCAGCTGACGGCTGGGGTGGCCGCTCAGCGCGGCGGCGGCGTCGGCCAGGGCGGCGCGGGCGTCCGGCACCGTCAGATACGGCAGCGGCGAGGTCAGGCCGTCCGGCAGCCCTTCTCCCAGCACCGCCACAGCCCCACGTTCGGCGGCCTGCGCCAGAAAGTGGTGGCCGTCCGCCCGGGCGCCCCGGATCGCCACGAACGCGTCTCCGGGCTGCACCCACCCGGCGTTGTGGGTGATGCCGGTGACGTGCGGGTTCTCCGCCGGCTGGGAAAGATTCAGGGCGCGGGCCAGGTCGTGCAGCTGCATGGGGGGAGGGTAGCGCACATGTGGGCCCTGGCCCCGGAAACTCCCCCTATGCTGCGGAACATGACCGACCAGATGCAGCCTCAGACGGTGCTGGAGCAGGCGTGGCAGCGGGTGGCCGACCGCGAATCCGAGCGGCTGCGCGACCTGTTCGTGACGCAGGAGGCTCCGGTGCAGCCGGCGCGCGCTGTGCTGGCCCAGGTGCTGTCGGTGCTGGTGCTGGTGGTGTTCGGGCTGCTGACACTGCTGGGCGTGTGGTTCGCGCTGATTGTTGTCGGCAGGGGCCACGCGAACGTGCTGGCGCGGCTGATGGCCTTTATGGTGGCCGCGCCGCTGCTGACGTTCGCCTGGATTGCCTGGCCGCGGGTGAACCGGCTGGATGGCCTGGAGCTGACCCCGCAGGACACTCCTGAGCTGCACACACTGGTGCGGCGGGTGAGCCAGGACATGGGGGTGGACCGTCCGGTGCGGGTGGTGCTCAACGCGGACATGAACGCCTTCATGGGCATGCACGGGTGGCGGCGTCAACCGACCCTGGGGCTGGGCCTGGGCCTGTGGTACGCCCTGCGGCCACAGGAACGGGTGGCCGTGATCGCCCATGAGCTGGCGCACCTCAAGAACGGCGATCCGACCCGCCAGGGCGCGGTGTGGGCGGCCCTGCGGGTGCTGTCGAGCGCGGTGGACGGGCTGTGGCCCGACCCGCTGATGGAGGCGCAGGCCGGGCTGATCGCGCTGACTGCGATGATGATCACGAAGGCGGTGGCGCTGCTGCCCTGGGGGCTGTTGCAGCTGCTGCTGGGGCTGGTAGGGGCGGACCAGCAGGCGGCCGAGTACCGTGCCGACCTGCTGGCGTCGCGGGTGGCCGGCTCGGCGCCGAAACGGGCCGCGCTGGACAAGCTGCACCTCGGTCACCTGCTGGAGAGCGCATTGCACAAGCAGCGGATGATGCCGGAGCGGCCGCACGCCTTTGCCGAACTGCAGCACATGTTCGAGCACCTGCCGGAAGCGCAGTGGGAGAGGATGCGGGCAAGGCGGCGGCAGGACCGGCTGCGACTGGACGCCTCCCACCCGCCCACCGCCGACCGGATGCAGGTGGTGGAGGCGTGGCCGCAGCCGGGAACCGTGATGCTGTCGGCCGAGCAGTCCGCCCGGCTGGACGCCGAGCTCGCGCCATTTGTTGCGGTGCTGGAGCGGGAGGCCCTGGAGGAGCACCGCGACCGGGTGTTCGGCTGAGCGTTACCGCCCGCCGTCCAGTACCAGCGCCTCCGCCTGACCGCCCAGCGTGTCCCAGAGGGTGAAGGCCGCCCGCGCGCCCGGCACGATGTGGCCCTCGTCGTGCCAGCCCACCGCCAGGGCCGGACTCCGGGTGTAGGCGTGCAGCACCTCGCCCGGCGTGAGCGCCTCGTCTGCAGCCAGCGGCAGGCCGTCGTCTGCAAGGCGGGTGGTGGCGGCCCGGAAGGTGGCCTGCACGTCCGGCGCGGCCACCGGCGCGTCGGAACCGAAGGCCAGCAGCGCGCCCGCGTCCTGCAGCCGCCGGAACGGATAGCTGCCGGCCTCCAGGTGCGGCAGCAGCGTGCGGATCATCTGGCCGTCGGCCTGCAGGTGAATCGGCTGCACGCTGGCGGTCAGCCCCTCGAAGCGCGCGATGTCCTCGGGGCGCAGGTGCTGGGCGTGTTCCACCCGCAGCCGCAGGCCCCGTTGGGCCGCCAGCGTTCTCAGGTCGTCGTAGGCGTTCAGCAGCTCGGTGTTGGCCCGGTCCCCGATGGCGTGCGTGACCGGCGTGAAGCCCAGCTGCAGCGCCTCCCGGCCCAGCTCGCGGATCAGCTCCGGCGAATCCAGGGCGATGCCGGTGCCGCTGCCGTCGGCAAAACCCGGCGCGTGCAGCCAGGCGGTGCGGCTGCCCAGCGCCCCGTCCGCGAAGAACTTGACCCCTCCGAACTCGAAGCGCCCGCCGCTGCCGGGCCCCAGGCCCAGCTCGCGGGCCAGCGTCAGCCGGTCATGCGGCAGGCAGGCCCACACCCGCAGCGGCAGCTCGCCCTGGTGCGCCAGGGTGGCCAGCGCCCGGGGCGACTCAGGCGACTCGTAGGCCATGGTGTGGGTGCTCACGAAGCCCCGGGAGCGCAGGTCGGCCGCGCCACGCTGCGCCGCCTCCAGCGTGCCCTGCCAGTCGGGCGCCGGAATGGCGCGCGCCACCAGCCCGGTGGCGTGCTCCAGCAGCGTGCCGAGCGGCCGCACCACCTGCCCACCCTCCGGGTCCGGCGTGTCCTCGTGGACCCCGGCCAGCCGCAGCGCCAGCGAGTTGGCCCAGGCCAGATGCAGGTCGCGGGAGTACAGGAGCACCGGGTGGTGCGGGCTGACCCGGTCCAGCAGCGCCGCGTCCGGGTATCCGTCCAGCCCCAGCTGGGACAGCAGAAAGCCGCCGCCCACCACCCACTGCCCCGCCGGCACCGTCGCGCAACGTTCCTCCAGCCGCCGCTGCACCTCCGGCACGCTGCTCACCCCGTGCAGGTTCAGCTGCGATAGCGAAAAGCCGTAGCTCACCAGATGGGTGTGGGCGTCGCACAGGCCGGGGGTGAGCAGGCGGTCCCGGTGGTCCAGGGTGGTCGCCTGGGGGGCCAGCGCCCGCATCTCGGTGTGATCGCCCACCGCCAGCACCCGCCCGCCGCCCACCAGCACCGCCTCGGCACGCGGCTGGGCGGGGTCCAGGGTCTGCACGTCGGCCAGAATCACGGTCAGGGCTGCAGCGGTCATGCTGGTCAGGGTAGCAGCTTGCAGGCTCATGCTTTGGAGGGGGAGGCCCGGCGGGCGGGCGCGTCTCATCTGCCGTCAGCCGGGCCGTCTACCATGAAACGGTGCCTGACCTGACCCGCCGCCAGCTGATCCGCCGCGCCGTCTTCGGCCTGGGTGGGGCCGGCCTGCTGGGGGGCGGCATGGCCACCGCCCAGGCCTACGCGCCGGCGCAGCTGAATGTCCACGTGGCGCCGCTCGCGGGCCTGCAGGCCCCGCTGCAGGTCGCGCTGCTCACCGACCTGCACTACGGGCCGTACATTCACACGGCGCAGGTGCGCGGCTGGGTGGAGCGCACCCGGTCGGCTCGCCCGGACCTGATTCTGCTGGCGGGTGACCTGCTGGACGAGCGGATGCGCGGACCCGCCGACCTGCTGCTGGCCGAACTGGGCCGGCTGTCCGCGCCGCTGGGCGTATACGCGGTGTGGGGCAACCACGACTACGGGTATTTCGGGCGCTACGGCAACGCCCGGCGCGGGCCGGCCAACCCCGACTGGGCGCGGGAGCGGACCCGGCTGCAGGCCCAGCTGGCCGAGGCCGGCATCCGGGTGCTGACCAACCAGGGCGTGTCGGTGCGGCCGGACCTGTATGTGGCCGGGGTGGACGATCTGTCGTGGGGCGAGCCGGCGGTGGGGGCGGCGCTGCAGGCGGCCCCGGCCGGCAGCGCCACCCTGCTGATGACTCACAACCCGGACCTGCTGCCGCAGCTGCCCGCCGGGCTGGGCCTGACCGTCTGCGGCCACACCCACGGCGGACAGGTGCGCTTTCCGCTGATCGGCGCGCCGGTGGTGCCGAGCCGCTACGGCCAGCGCTTCGCCCAGGGCTGGATTCATGATCCGGTGCGGGCCTTCGTGTCGCGCGGGCTTGGCGTGTCGGGGCTGCCGGTCCGCAACCTCTGCCCGTCCGAGGTGGTATTGCTCAAGCTGCAGCCAACACACGCCTGAGAGGACTTCGGTAGGCTGGGCTGGATGTCTGCCTCCCTGACCCACCGCGCCACCCGGACCCTCTTCACCCTGCTGGGCGGCACCCTGCTGTACGCCCTCTCCGGGGCCTACCGCTTCCGGGTGTCCCGCGAGGCGGTGCCGCTGCGCGGCCTGACCACCCCGCTCCGGGTGGTGCAGCTCAGCGACCTGCACTACGGCAATTTCATCGGGGCCAGAACGGTGCGGCGCTGGGTGGACGCCGTGCTGCAGGAACAGCCGGAGCTGATCGTGATCACCGGGGACTTTCTGGACAGCGGCATGGGCCTGCGCCGCAAGGACCAGCTGCTGCGGGAACTCGCCCGCCTGTCGGCCCCGCTGGGCGTGTATGCGGTGTACGGCAACCACGACTGGACCAGCCTGAACACCCAGGCGGCCCGCGCCAGCTTTGCCCGGCGGCTGGAGGAGGTGGGTATCCAGGTGATCAACAACGCTGGAGTTCAGCTGCGCCCGGACCTGTATCTGGCCGGCACCGACGACTGGTGGTTCGGCAACCAGGACACGGCGGCCATGATGGCCGGGTATCAGGGCGGGGCAGCGCTGCTGCTCAGCCACAACCCGGACTTCCTGCCGAACGTGCCGCCGCAGATCTCGCTGACCCTGTGCGGCCACACCCACGGCGGGCAGGTGCAGTTGCCGTTGCTGGGGGCCGTCAAGCGGGCCAGCCTGTACGGCACCCGGTTCCTGGAAGGCTGGGTGAACACTGCCCCCGCCCAGCCGTCTGCCGCAGACGGCAGCATTCCGCGCACCCCGCCGCGCACCATTCGCGGGTACATCTCGCACGGGCTGGGCGTGACGGGCGTGCCGCTGCGGCTCGCCTGCCCGGCCGAGCTGACGGTCTTCGACTTCGGGCTGAGCTGAAGGGCAGCGGGGCGGCTACGCGCCCTGCTCTTCCGGCTCGCTGTGGACTTCCGGCACCTCCGGGCGGCCACTGCCCAGCTGGCTGAGCAGCGTGGCCGCCACCACCATCGCGCCGCCCAGGAAGCCGCGTGCTCCGACCCGCTCGCCCAGCAGGAAGAAGCTGAAGATGCTGGCGGCCACCGGCTCCAGCGCGTAGATCACGCTGGCTTCCACCGCGCTCACCCAGCGTTGCCCCAGCGTCTGCAGCAGGGTGGTGACGGCGCTGGC encodes:
- a CDS encoding metallophosphoesterase yields the protein MPDLTRRQLIRRAVFGLGGAGLLGGGMATAQAYAPAQLNVHVAPLAGLQAPLQVALLTDLHYGPYIHTAQVRGWVERTRSARPDLILLAGDLLDERMRGPADLLLAELGRLSAPLGVYAVWGNHDYGYFGRYGNARRGPANPDWARERTRLQAQLAEAGIRVLTNQGVSVRPDLYVAGVDDLSWGEPAVGAALQAAPAGSATLLMTHNPDLLPQLPAGLGLTVCGHTHGGQVRFPLIGAPVVPSRYGQRFAQGWIHDPVRAFVSRGLGVSGLPVRNLCPSEVVLLKLQPTHA
- a CDS encoding bifunctional nicotinamide-nucleotide adenylyltransferase/Nudix hydroxylase; translation: MIPSLPTRPRRKRTFGVYIGRFEPPHLAHLAVMQEALQDVQKLIVVLGSARSARSTKNPFTAEERQELISDMLHEAGVARSRVLFAQVRDYYYNESLWLSEVQSGVAAHVRGSSDVALIGHYKDESSYYLRSFPAWEFLPTHVVSPLSATGVRRAYFEDELEATREMLPPSVDRFLSAFRQTPEFAALQAEYRYLKQYRAAWASAPYAPIFVTTDAVITRSGHVLLVRRAGQPGQGRLAMPGGFLEPSETLLTSCLREVHEETGLSPATLEGRLRAQAVFDYPDRSLRGRTVTHAFHFELGLGQLPTLNAGTDAADAFWMPLSEALAQPEAFFEDHHAIIEHFVLKG
- a CDS encoding metallophosphoesterase is translated as MSASLTHRATRTLFTLLGGTLLYALSGAYRFRVSREAVPLRGLTTPLRVVQLSDLHYGNFIGARTVRRWVDAVLQEQPELIVITGDFLDSGMGLRRKDQLLRELARLSAPLGVYAVYGNHDWTSLNTQAARASFARRLEEVGIQVINNAGVQLRPDLYLAGTDDWWFGNQDTAAMMAGYQGGAALLLSHNPDFLPNVPPQISLTLCGHTHGGQVQLPLLGAVKRASLYGTRFLEGWVNTAPAQPSAADGSIPRTPPRTIRGYISHGLGVTGVPLRLACPAELTVFDFGLS
- a CDS encoding amidohydrolase, encoding MTAAALTVILADVQTLDPAQPRAEAVLVGGGRVLAVGDHTEMRALAPQATTLDHRDRLLTPGLCDAHTHLVSYGFSLSQLNLHGVSSVPEVQRRLEERCATVPAGQWVVGGGFLLSQLGLDGYPDAALLDRVSPHHPVLLYSRDLHLAWANSLALRLAGVHEDTPDPEGGQVVRPLGTLLEHATGLVARAIPAPDWQGTLEAAQRGAADLRSRGFVSTHTMAYESPESPRALATLAHQGELPLRVWACLPHDRLTLARELGLGPGSGGRFEFGGVKFFADGALGSRTAWLHAPGFADGSGTGIALDSPELIRELGREALQLGFTPVTHAIGDRANTELLNAYDDLRTLAAQRGLRLRVEHAQHLRPEDIARFEGLTASVQPIHLQADGQMIRTLLPHLEAGSYPFRRLQDAGALLAFGSDAPVAAPDVQATFRAATTRLADDGLPLAADEALTPGEVLHAYTRSPALAVGWHDEGHIVPGARAAFTLWDTLGGQAEALVLDGGR
- a CDS encoding class I SAM-dependent DNA methyltransferase, with translation MQHVPFSALATVYDAIMADIEYDDWADFVLNYARDQQVPVTRVLDLACGTGAMTAEFDRRGLNVTGLDGSAEMLAVARARLPQLGFVQADLRDFELGMRFDLITCVFDSLNNLTEPADLGRALARMRAHLKPGGLLAFDVNTRLGVRELWDGEAIEGVAPLAEGREVHYHWSHHYDAASELGTVQAFCRVVDDSGEAQEFVELHTERGYDPSDLAPLLEAAGFASWEALEYPDYAEPWPETPRIWVFARAEPS
- a CDS encoding NAD(P)H-dependent glycerol-3-phosphate dehydrogenase, yielding MTVCVLGAGGWGTALAAMLGQHGQPSVLWARRPEVATRLQQERENRDYLPGVPLPAAVGVTADLTAATAGQDWALLMVPSVGIPELLTALPRTLGVVLCAKGLAPDGDRLTTLAARLGFGRVAVLSGPNHAEEIGRGLPAATVVASADAGFAAGVQAALMTPSFRVYTSGDVAGVELGGVLKNVIALAAGLIDGLALGDNAKAAIITRGLLEMGRYLSSQGADAATVYGLSGLGDLVATAGSLHSRNRAAGEAIARGQSPAQGGKVVEGIRTAGLLEHWATEHGQDLPIVRAVAQVVSGELTPQQGVADLMGRRGRAE
- a CDS encoding M48 family metalloprotease, with amino-acid sequence MTDQMQPQTVLEQAWQRVADRESERLRDLFVTQEAPVQPARAVLAQVLSVLVLVVFGLLTLLGVWFALIVVGRGHANVLARLMAFMVAAPLLTFAWIAWPRVNRLDGLELTPQDTPELHTLVRRVSQDMGVDRPVRVVLNADMNAFMGMHGWRRQPTLGLGLGLWYALRPQERVAVIAHELAHLKNGDPTRQGAVWAALRVLSSAVDGLWPDPLMEAQAGLIALTAMMITKAVALLPWGLLQLLLGLVGADQQAAEYRADLLASRVAGSAPKRAALDKLHLGHLLESALHKQRMMPERPHAFAELQHMFEHLPEAQWERMRARRRQDRLRLDASHPPTADRMQVVEAWPQPGTVMLSAEQSARLDAELAPFVAVLEREALEEHRDRVFG